Genomic window (Haloprofundus halophilus):
CCACCTTCGGTGAGGCGCGCCCCCGCGCCGGCCCGCCTCGCGATGGCCCAATCACCCAGGGAAATTCAACGAAGGAGATGCATGTCTCGATTCAACGGTGGAAGTTCAGGCATCGTTCAGAAAGGGACAGGTCACAGTGAGTCGCTTGGGACCAGTTCCGATTGAAAAGAGAGGGAAGGTTAGGAAGTCTGAGGTAGGACGTATAGGGTTCTATACGTAGTGTCTCAGTTTAGCAAAGGGAAGTCAGCTTAGTCCAGACGTAGGAAGGGTCGATTCTGCGTTAGAGATGGGGATTCGGATGGTGTGAAACCGACGCGAGGCGGGCCGTCGCGAGCTGCTTGTGATTTCGCGGAAAATCAACCGATAGCGCATTGGTGGGGGTGATAATACTTTCGCCCACTACTCGAGTTCAGGCAGCCGCACGTGGGCGGTATGCGGAGCGTCAGCTAGGCCGTTGGCACCCCACGTGTATGGCTGGGAGTCATCACGGGAGACATACCCTTCCGACCGGAGCCGCTTCAGCCAGTCCCGGGTTTGCTTCTCGCCGATTGAGACTCCTTCTCGATTCGCGATCTCGGCGGCTGTCCCCGGGCCCTCGTTCAGGAGCGCGCGAATCACACCTCGTTGCCCCTCGGAGCGCTCTTCGATCGCGACAGCCTCTGGCCCGACCGTGACCATCTCGGATAACCACTCAGGGAGTACCCCTGTGTGGATGTAGACCGTCGCAGCCGTCGTTCGGCCGAACCGGAGGACAGCTTGGGCAATCTTGTGTTCGCGATAGTGCTGGAGAAACGGCCGTTCAGGAATCCCGTAGCCGAGGTCTGTTCCCTTCCCCTCGTCACCTCTCACCGCCGTGTAGCCTTCCAGTGCGGCCGTAATCTGAAGCGGACGGTCTCCCGGGTGGGGTGAACCGAGTACGACCCCCACCTCCGTCCCTGTGAAATCGTTGCTACTCCGGAGCGCGCCGTAGTGTTTAACGTCTGCAATTCGGTCAGTCACTCGTTCGATGTCGATAAACGGCTCACTGGGTGGCTCCTCGAAGAGACGCTCAGCTGCACTCTTGGTCGTGATGACGCCTGGTGTTGTATCGTGGCGATTTGCGACCGCCTCGATCACCCCAAAGTCGCCCCGTCGATTGACGTATTCACCACTGCTGTATGGCTTGACGTGCGAGGTCGTTTGTACGAACTCGTAGCCGATGACGTCGCGGAGATACCGGGCCCGACAGTCATCGCAAAGGATCCGCCAACTCACTATCTCGTCAACGCCGAGCCGTCCGCGCCAGAGTTCTTCGACCGGCGTTCCGTCGAGTCCAACTACTGCGCGGGCAGCATCAAGAGTTGGCGGCCGTCGGATGACGACCCGTGATTCGGCGTGATCGTAGACAACCTGTGACCCGTCTGGAAGCTCGACATAATCAAGTCCTGCTTCTTCCCGAAGCTGATCGTCCCAGTCATACTCCGTCGGTGCGGTATCGCCAATAATCGGTCCGCCGAGTTCGAGCATAGCGAGCACTGCAGTCGGGGCCTCGGCATGGCCGTCATCATCGTCGACTGCCTCTGTTGGACGGGCAATAGAGATGTCATCTGAGAGTTCGTCACGAATCGCATCTCGTATCGCCTCCATCCCCTCATTTGTTGCAGCCCCAATCAACCCGAAGTGGTTGTCTATCGGCAAGTCGTCGTTCTTGCTGAGAAAGGTTGAAATCGCTGTTGAGAGTTGGTTCGCGTCAAATTCCGTTCGATAGGCGGTTCCTGGGTCTTCGTCGAAGATGACGACGCGGTCGTCTACGACGCGATCAAGGGCAGCGTGGGCTGGCCCGCCGACGATGACGTCTGCCGCCTCGACCGCGTCCCAGCGTGCGAGATATGGACAGTCACCGTCTTGCATACAGGGCAGCACGTCCTGCAGGTAGTAGTGAAGATACGTCGGTGAGGCGCCCCGCGACCGATAGTCGTTGATTCGCTCGGCCCAACCGGATCCGTGATCTCCTCGCCGGGTTGGACAGTCCCGGTCGAGTGTTGGAACTTCAACTACCGCTTTCTGATGCTCGGCAGCGAGATTGAGGTGTACGTCTCGCGTCTCGTACCGGTGCGTGAGGATTGCAGTCGGGACGTCTAGGTCGAATGCGGTCTCCGTTGCATGTCGTGTTTTCCCGATCGTGGGGAGGCCGTCGATGATTACTGGTGGTGCCTGCTCGTCGTCGAGCTGTGTCTCGATTGCCTCTTGAATCCCATCTCGGCACGCATCCCAAACGGTTGCTTGAGTGAACTCGCCCTGTTGGGAAGCTGCGTGAGCACCCCGGCAGCAGTCATCAGGATCAGCACCAGCCATCTATCTGATTATGGGATGGTGACGAGTTAATCGTCTCGATTGATCGACTGGTTAGAAACTGATCACCCCCTTCGAGGGTGGAGCATGTACGTACGGCGTTAGAGTGTTCGATTCAGGACGTTCGCCGTACGTTACCCCTCGATACAAGTGGTTGCATAGACGAGGATTCTCGCTGGGCACCCCCTAACTATCGAGTTCCTCCCGGGCAATCTCGAGGAGCTTCTGGAGTCGCTCGTTGAAGTCGTCCTCGAACTTCGTGTAGAGAGATTCGTCGTACATCCGTAAAGTACGAGAAAGGCCGATAGCGGCCAGCCAGTCGCGGAACTGGTTGCTATTCATGTCTTCAACTGGCGTGTCCAAGGCCGTAGAGCTGGAACCAGCCGCCCAGAGTTGGAGCAGATCTAACTCCTTCACCATCGCGAGCCGGGCGAAATCTGCGAAGGCAGCACTCACTTCTCGTGATAATTGTGTATACGACACCGAGTCTCTGTCCAGCTCTTGCTCTCCGTTCAGTAGGTCGTTGACGTACGAGAGTGAGCGCAACGAGAGGAAGCCCTCGCGATCGACGGCCATCGGAGGATCATTCTCTGACTCTGCAATCTCAGAAAGCGCCTGACCACATGACCCACAGTAGTGATGAACATCTTTGACTCGGT
Coding sequences:
- a CDS encoding zinc ribbon domain-containing protein, encoding MPYCPNCGDRVKDVHHYCGSCGQALSEIAESENDPPMAVDREGFLSLRSLSYVNDLLNGEQELDRDSVSYTQLSREVSAAFADFARLAMVKELDLLQLWAAGSSSTALDTPVEDMNSNQFRDWLAAIGLSRTLRMYDESLYTKFEDDFNERLQKLLEIAREELDS